In one Bacillus thuringiensis genomic region, the following are encoded:
- a CDS encoding PadR family transcriptional regulator: protein MSMKLVILGLLLEGDKHPYEVQHIMKERQMDCYIKYAKGSLYYAFEQLEKQGAIHITNVIKDTNRPDKTIFHITEEGKKLFHTLLLKQFEAKNQIYKPIYSALSFAHFSNDHELVPILEKKKNDTLQYLHTMQTIYDCNKGKVSRAQLYILQSVIEHITVELQWLNTLLKDAIAGRLSEVAIDEN, encoded by the coding sequence ATGAGCATGAAATTAGTCATTCTCGGCTTGCTACTCGAAGGAGATAAACATCCATATGAAGTGCAGCATATTATGAAAGAACGACAAATGGATTGTTACATTAAATATGCTAAAGGATCACTTTATTACGCCTTCGAGCAATTAGAAAAGCAAGGCGCAATTCATATTACAAATGTAATTAAAGACACAAATCGACCTGACAAAACGATTTTTCATATAACAGAAGAAGGTAAAAAACTATTTCACACTTTACTATTAAAACAATTCGAAGCCAAAAACCAAATATATAAACCTATTTATTCAGCCTTATCTTTCGCTCACTTTAGCAATGATCACGAATTAGTTCCTATTTTAGAAAAAAAGAAAAACGATACTCTTCAATATTTACATACTATGCAAACGATATATGATTGTAATAAAGGAAAGGTTTCACGTGCACAACTATATATTCTGCAAAGTGTAATTGAGCATATTACAGTTGAATTACAATGGCTAAACACCCTCCTTAAAGATGCTATAGCAGGCCGACTTTCAGAAGTTGCTATAGATGAAAATTGA
- the metE gene encoding 5-methyltetrahydropteroyltriglutamate--homocysteine S-methyltransferase: MAIQTSNLGYPRIGLQREWKKTLEAFWSNKINEEQFLTTMKEIRLQHVKVQQEKGIELIPIGDFTYYDHVLDTAYMLGFIPSRFSEFTSYLDVYFAMARGSKDHVASEMTKWFNTNYHYIVPEYEEGLQISLKDNRPLRLYEEAKQELGVDGKPVILGPYTFLKLAKGYTQEQFATILKQLVAPYVQLLSELHAAGAPAIQVDEPIFASLTKEEVQQAKEIYEAIRKEVPNATLLLQTYFDSVEENYEEIITFPVSGIGLDFIHGKEGNLNAISKYGFPADKTLAVGCIDGRNIWRADLDEVLELFTTLQKQVQTKDIIVQPSCSLLHTPIDKTEETHLSTELFDALAFANQKLEELVLIHSALTQGTESISNELETYRNVHHTIRSSAARNREDVKAARTALKEEDFSRPLPFKKRYELQQVALELPLLPTTTIGSFPQTTEVRQTRKEWRNGVISNEQYEQFIEKETEKWIRYQEEIGLDVLVHGEFERTDMVEYFGERLAGFSFTKNGWVQSYGSRCVKPPVIYGDVAFINGMTIKETIYAQSLTEKVVKGMLTGPVTILNWSFVRNDIPRKEVSYQIALALRHEIELLESSGIRVIQVDEPALREGMPLKEKDWDAYITWAVQSFLLATSSVANETQIHTHMCYSNFEDIVDAIRALDADVISIETSRSHGEFIDTLKHTTYEKGIGLGVYDIHSPRVPSKDEMYKIVEQSLQVCDPKYFWINPDCGLKTRRTEEVIPALEHMVQAAKDARSLLKTNA; this comes from the coding sequence ATGGCAATTCAAACAAGTAACTTAGGTTATCCACGTATCGGATTACAACGAGAGTGGAAAAAAACATTAGAAGCTTTTTGGTCCAATAAAATCAATGAAGAACAATTTTTAACAACAATGAAAGAAATCCGCCTTCAACACGTAAAAGTACAGCAAGAAAAAGGGATTGAACTCATTCCAATTGGCGACTTTACATATTACGATCACGTTTTGGATACCGCTTATATGCTAGGATTTATCCCATCACGTTTTTCTGAGTTTACATCTTACCTTGATGTATATTTCGCAATGGCGCGTGGCTCTAAAGATCACGTAGCTTCCGAAATGACAAAATGGTTTAACACAAACTATCATTATATCGTTCCTGAATATGAAGAGGGATTACAAATCTCTTTAAAAGATAATCGTCCACTTCGCTTATACGAAGAGGCAAAACAAGAATTAGGCGTAGATGGCAAACCTGTTATTTTAGGACCATATACTTTTTTGAAATTAGCTAAAGGCTATACACAAGAGCAATTTGCTACTATTTTAAAACAGTTAGTTGCACCATACGTACAACTGCTTTCAGAACTACATGCAGCTGGTGCACCAGCCATTCAAGTTGATGAACCGATTTTTGCTTCTTTAACGAAAGAAGAAGTTCAACAAGCAAAAGAAATTTATGAAGCTATTCGTAAAGAAGTTCCAAATGCGACTCTTCTTTTACAAACATATTTTGATAGCGTAGAAGAAAACTATGAAGAAATTATTACATTCCCGGTATCCGGTATTGGATTAGATTTCATTCATGGTAAAGAAGGTAATTTAAATGCTATTTCAAAATATGGATTCCCAGCTGATAAAACTTTAGCTGTCGGTTGTATAGATGGCCGTAACATTTGGAGAGCTGACCTTGATGAAGTCCTTGAGCTATTTACAACGTTACAAAAACAAGTCCAAACGAAAGATATCATCGTTCAGCCTTCTTGTAGCTTATTGCATACACCAATCGATAAAACAGAAGAAACTCACTTATCGACTGAGCTGTTTGATGCGTTAGCATTTGCAAATCAAAAATTAGAAGAGTTAGTTCTTATTCATTCCGCTCTCACTCAAGGTACAGAAAGCATTAGTAATGAGCTGGAAACATATCGAAACGTACATCATACAATTCGTTCATCTGCTGCACGTAACCGAGAAGATGTCAAAGCAGCACGAACAGCACTAAAAGAAGAAGATTTTTCACGCCCTCTTCCATTTAAAAAACGATACGAATTACAGCAAGTTGCCCTGGAGTTACCGCTATTACCAACAACGACCATTGGTAGCTTCCCGCAAACAACTGAAGTTCGTCAAACGCGAAAAGAATGGCGTAACGGCGTTATTTCAAATGAACAATATGAACAATTTATTGAAAAAGAGACAGAAAAATGGATTCGTTACCAAGAAGAAATTGGTCTTGATGTCCTTGTACATGGTGAATTTGAAAGAACTGACATGGTCGAATATTTTGGTGAGCGCCTTGCTGGTTTCTCATTCACTAAAAACGGTTGGGTACAATCTTACGGTTCCCGCTGCGTAAAACCACCTGTTATTTATGGTGATGTAGCCTTTATTAACGGCATGACTATTAAGGAAACAATTTATGCACAAAGCTTAACGGAGAAAGTTGTAAAAGGAATGTTAACCGGACCTGTTACAATTTTAAATTGGTCCTTCGTTCGAAATGATATTCCAAGAAAAGAAGTTTCGTATCAAATTGCACTAGCTCTTCGTCACGAAATTGAACTACTTGAATCTTCCGGAATTAGAGTAATCCAAGTCGATGAGCCCGCACTTCGTGAAGGAATGCCACTAAAAGAAAAAGATTGGGATGCTTATATTACATGGGCAGTACAATCCTTCCTTTTAGCAACTTCTTCTGTAGCAAATGAAACACAAATTCATACTCATATGTGTTACAGTAACTTCGAAGATATTGTTGACGCGATTCGCGCATTAGATGCAGATGTAATTTCTATCGAAACATCAAGAAGTCACGGAGAATTTATTGATACTTTAAAACATACAACATATGAAAAAGGCATCGGCCTAGGTGTATATGATATTCATAGCCCACGTGTACCGAGTAAAGATGAAATGTATAAAATCGTAGAACAATCTTTACAAGTATGTGATCCTAAATATTTCTGGATTAATCCTGATTGTGGTTTAAAAACGAGAAGAACAGAAGAAGTTATTCCAGCTTTAGAACATATGGTGCAAGCAGCGAAAGATGCTCGTTCCCTTTTAAAAACAAACGCATAA
- the comJ gene encoding competence protein ComJ, protein MELTISYSQLMLMNYDGEQPYVDWTDEDFERGYAKADGTVIFEALSDYTCEVKVTPGKHIEKEEVVRTITVPFTVENESIVITSILSNKFQIPIPNGEYTVVLQAIPLEEPTDDELYKIQYEFFFESKE, encoded by the coding sequence ATGGAGTTAACGATTTCTTATTCGCAATTAATGTTGATGAACTATGACGGTGAGCAGCCTTATGTAGATTGGACTGATGAAGATTTTGAAAGAGGTTATGCTAAGGCAGATGGAACTGTTATTTTTGAAGCGCTTTCTGATTATACTTGTGAAGTGAAAGTGACCCCAGGGAAACATATTGAAAAAGAAGAAGTAGTTAGAACGATTACGGTTCCTTTTACAGTTGAAAATGAAAGTATCGTTATAACGAGTATTCTTTCTAATAAATTTCAAATACCTATTCCAAATGGTGAGTATACAGTTGTATTACAAGCAATTCCTCTTGAAGAGCCAACGGATGATGAATTATATAAAATACAATACGAATTCTTTTTTGAAAGTAAAGAATAA
- the nucA gene encoding DNA-entry nuclease codes for MKQLKGIIISIIAILSILVAVYEVLVPEETSVKKTNTYDQVLEFPKERYPETGKHITDAIKEGHSEVCTIDRGGAADRRKLSLAPYPSKKGYDRDEWPMAMCKEGGKGAHIEYISPADNRGAGSWVGNKLDKYPDGTRVKFEVK; via the coding sequence ATGAAGCAATTAAAAGGTATTATCATTTCAATTATCGCAATTCTGTCTATTTTAGTAGCAGTTTATGAAGTACTTGTGCCAGAGGAAACAAGTGTAAAGAAAACGAATACGTATGATCAAGTGTTAGAATTTCCGAAAGAACGTTATCCAGAGACAGGAAAACATATTACGGATGCTATAAAAGAAGGGCATTCAGAAGTTTGTACAATCGATCGTGGTGGTGCTGCAGATAGAAGGAAATTGTCGTTAGCACCATATCCATCAAAAAAAGGGTATGATCGTGATGAATGGCCAATGGCGATGTGCAAGGAAGGCGGAAAAGGAGCACATATTGAATATATAAGTCCGGCGGATAACCGCGGAGCAGGCTCTTGGGTAGGGAATAAGTTAGATAAATACCCAGATGGTACGCGAGTAAAATTTGAAGTGAAGTAG
- a CDS encoding DUF3967 domain-containing protein, producing MEATYKTKDVTNKTGIPKHIVRKYSQLLEEHGYMISKTADARIYKLDDLKLLKSIHERAATLQEDISETIPIILKEKEAPPVPVIQDKQEIQPKEKEDGRNFEEFMLKLEMLAQLNEAIIHQNSTLITQNRLKDEKLDELMQQVYVKEGSQEKMLQELVDHAAQTDALQKEKMDLLMNHMYKRESKQEEKMNKLVSQIYNKDSNRDAQLMQVIREIQETKRMVAASKEQSFFQSFKSLFSRAKQEKTNE from the coding sequence ATGGAAGCTACCTATAAAACGAAAGATGTCACGAATAAAACAGGCATCCCAAAACATATAGTTCGCAAATATAGTCAACTGTTAGAGGAACATGGTTATATGATTTCCAAAACAGCTGATGCTCGTATTTATAAGCTGGATGATTTAAAACTATTGAAATCTATTCATGAAAGAGCTGCTACACTGCAAGAAGATATTTCAGAAACGATACCAATTATTTTAAAAGAAAAAGAGGCCCCACCTGTACCAGTTATACAAGATAAACAAGAAATACAACCGAAAGAAAAAGAAGATGGGCGTAACTTTGAGGAGTTCATGTTAAAACTTGAAATGCTCGCTCAATTAAATGAAGCAATTATTCATCAAAATTCTACTCTAATTACACAAAATCGTTTAAAGGATGAGAAACTAGACGAATTGATGCAACAAGTTTATGTAAAAGAAGGCTCTCAAGAAAAAATGCTTCAAGAGTTAGTCGATCACGCCGCTCAAACAGATGCATTGCAAAAAGAAAAGATGGACTTATTAATGAATCATATGTATAAACGAGAATCCAAACAGGAAGAAAAAATGAATAAACTTGTTAGTCAAATTTATAACAAGGATAGTAACCGTGATGCACAGCTTATGCAAGTTATTCGAGAAATTCAAGAAACAAAAAGAATGGTTGCTGCCTCAAAAGAGCAAAGCTTCTTTCAATCATTTAAAAGTTTATTTAGCCGAGCAAAACAAGAAAAAACAAACGAATAA
- the kinB gene encoding sporulation sensor histidine kinase KinB: MELIRDLLIQIAIIILPLFLYEAIRLNRYQEMPPKPNRYFIMFLSSVTLILSMTYSICFGNVCGYNFHPIPIVSGFLYGGIVGLIPAVIFVAYEWLLKGMSFLPVLEVIFLLIVPLFLSKKWSLFSKDKKLILAFMISSFYVLVSLVLGMINVLLETGFTPYISQIYSGFIFASLIMVMTMVFQVYLTEYLNENALLRTEMQKSEKLNIVSELAASVAHEVRNPLTVVRGFIQLLESTEDVKNKDYMRLVLAELDRAEQIISDYLNLARPQIEKKEHICLSAQLIEMTTLMSSFAAMQGVYLQVEISESLYTIGDKTKLKQAIMNVVKNGIEAIQGNKGYLKVTAIQKDETIIIRVKDSGVGMTKEQLARLGQPYYSLKEKGTGLGLMVTFSILQAHNGTLEYKSESGKGTEAIIILPAVQNKE, encoded by the coding sequence ATGGAGCTTATCCGTGATTTGTTGATTCAAATTGCCATCATAATTTTGCCACTATTTTTATATGAAGCGATTCGTTTAAATCGCTATCAAGAAATGCCTCCGAAGCCAAATCGTTACTTTATTATGTTTTTATCTAGCGTTACGCTCATTCTCTCCATGACATACTCTATTTGTTTTGGCAATGTGTGTGGGTATAACTTTCACCCCATTCCAATTGTCAGTGGTTTTTTATATGGTGGGATTGTTGGTTTAATCCCAGCGGTTATTTTTGTTGCATATGAATGGTTACTAAAGGGAATGAGCTTTCTTCCAGTTTTAGAAGTAATATTTCTATTGATAGTTCCGCTATTTTTATCAAAGAAATGGTCTCTTTTTTCAAAGGATAAGAAATTAATTTTAGCATTTATGATTTCATCATTTTATGTGCTTGTTTCTTTAGTATTAGGCATGATTAATGTTCTTTTGGAAACAGGATTTACACCGTATATTTCGCAAATATATAGCGGATTTATATTTGCCTCGCTTATCATGGTCATGACAATGGTATTTCAGGTGTATTTAACTGAATATTTAAATGAAAATGCATTGCTACGTACAGAGATGCAAAAATCAGAAAAACTTAATATTGTAAGTGAATTAGCAGCAAGTGTGGCACATGAAGTTCGCAATCCCCTTACTGTTGTTCGTGGATTTATCCAATTGCTAGAAAGCACGGAAGATGTGAAGAATAAGGATTATATGCGTCTCGTATTAGCTGAATTGGATCGGGCGGAACAAATTATTTCAGATTACTTAAATTTAGCAAGGCCGCAAATTGAGAAAAAAGAACACATTTGTTTATCAGCCCAATTAATAGAAATGACCACTCTTATGTCGTCATTTGCAGCGATGCAAGGTGTATATTTACAAGTTGAAATTTCAGAAAGTCTTTATACGATTGGTGATAAGACAAAATTGAAGCAAGCTATTATGAATGTTGTTAAAAATGGTATTGAAGCAATTCAAGGAAATAAAGGATATTTAAAAGTAACAGCTATTCAAAAAGACGAAACAATCATAATAAGAGTTAAAGATAGTGGTGTTGGTATGACGAAAGAACAGTTAGCAAGGCTGGGGCAACCATATTATTCTTTAAAAGAAAAAGGAACAGGATTAGGGCTTATGGTAACATTTAGTATTTTACAAGCGCATAATGGTACATTGGAATATAAGAGTGAGAGCGGAAAAGGCACTGAAGCAATTATTATATTACCAGCTGTACAAAATAAGGAATAA
- a CDS encoding aminotransferase A, producing MEQFINPRVKDIQISGIRQFSNMIQNYDNLISLTIGQPDFPTPSLVKEAAKRAITENYTSYTHNAGLLELRKAACNFVKDNYDLHYSPENETIVTIGASEAIDVAFRTILEPGTEVILPAPIYPGYEPIIRLCGATPIFVDVRETGFRLTAEALKNAITEKTRCIVLPYPSNPTGVTLSTEELKDIVDVLKDKNIFVLSDEIYSELVYEQKHTSIAHFPEMREKTIVINGLSKSHSMTGWRVGLLFAPSYLAGHILKVHQYNVTCATSIAQYAAIEALTAAKDAPKMMRHQYKKRRDYVYNRLTQMGLTVEKPTGAFYLFPYVGHLTSSSFDFALNLVKEAGLAVVPGTAFSEYGEGYLRLSYAYSIETLKEGCDRLEAFLKKKAKS from the coding sequence ATGGAACAATTCATTAACCCTAGAGTGAAGGACATCCAAATTTCTGGAATCCGTCAATTCTCTAACATGATTCAAAACTATGATAATTTGATTTCTTTAACAATTGGACAACCCGATTTCCCTACACCTTCTCTCGTGAAAGAAGCGGCTAAACGGGCTATTACAGAAAACTATACAAGCTATACACATAACGCTGGTTTACTAGAATTACGCAAGGCAGCTTGTAACTTCGTAAAAGATAACTACGATTTACATTATTCACCTGAAAACGAAACCATCGTTACAATCGGTGCTAGCGAAGCAATTGATGTTGCATTCCGAACGATTTTAGAGCCAGGAACAGAAGTAATTTTACCTGCTCCTATTTATCCAGGCTACGAACCTATTATTCGATTATGCGGTGCAACGCCTATTTTTGTAGATGTTCGTGAAACTGGATTTCGTTTAACAGCTGAAGCGCTTAAAAATGCTATTACAGAAAAAACAAGATGTATCGTACTACCGTATCCTTCTAACCCAACTGGTGTAACTTTATCCACCGAAGAATTAAAAGATATTGTAGATGTTTTAAAAGATAAAAATATTTTCGTCCTTTCAGATGAAATTTATAGCGAGCTTGTATATGAACAAAAGCATACATCTATCGCCCATTTCCCAGAAATGCGTGAAAAGACAATTGTCATTAACGGTTTATCTAAATCACATTCTATGACCGGCTGGCGTGTTGGACTTTTATTTGCACCAAGCTATTTAGCAGGACACATATTAAAAGTTCATCAGTACAACGTAACGTGCGCTACTTCAATCGCTCAATACGCTGCAATTGAAGCATTAACAGCGGCTAAAGACGCACCTAAAATGATGCGCCACCAATATAAAAAACGCCGTGATTACGTATATAATAGACTCACTCAAATGGGATTAACAGTTGAAAAGCCAACAGGTGCATTTTATTTATTCCCATATGTTGGTCATTTGACATCTTCATCATTTGATTTTGCACTTAATCTTGTTAAAGAAGCAGGACTAGCTGTAGTTCCTGGAACAGCATTCTCTGAATACGGTGAAGGCTACCTTCGCTTGTCCTATGCGTATAGTATCGAAACTTTAAAAGAAGGCTGCGACCGATTAGAAGCCTTTTTAAAGAAAAAAGCTAAGAGTTAA
- the malR gene encoding maltose operon transcriptional repressor MalR → MTVTIKDVAKQANVAPSTVSRVIADNPSISEKTKRRVRKVMSELGYHPNLNARNLANQTTKTLGLVMPSSASKAFQNPFFPEVIRGISSFAHVEGYALYMSTGETEEEIFNGVVKMVQGRQIGGIILLYSRENDRIIQYLHEQNFPFVLIGKPYDRKDEITYVDNDNYTAAREVAEYLISLGHKQIAFIGGGSDLLVTRDRLAGMSDALKLADIVLPKEYILHFDFSRESGQQAVEELMGLQEPPTAIMATDDLIGLGVLSALSKKGFVVPKDVSIVSFNNALLSEIASPPLSTVDVNIYQLGYEAAKALVDKVENVESTAKCIIIPHKLLKRQTCDHYA, encoded by the coding sequence ATGACAGTTACAATTAAAGATGTGGCGAAGCAAGCGAATGTTGCACCATCAACAGTTTCTCGTGTAATTGCTGATAATCCAAGTATAAGTGAAAAGACAAAGCGCCGTGTTAGGAAAGTGATGAGTGAATTAGGGTATCATCCCAATTTAAATGCGAGAAATCTTGCGAACCAAACGACGAAGACACTTGGTCTTGTTATGCCAAGTTCTGCAAGTAAAGCTTTTCAAAATCCATTTTTCCCAGAAGTTATAAGAGGGATTAGTTCATTTGCACACGTAGAAGGTTATGCGCTTTACATGTCGACAGGTGAAACGGAAGAAGAAATTTTTAATGGTGTCGTAAAGATGGTACAGGGACGCCAAATTGGTGGCATTATTCTTTTATATTCAAGAGAGAATGATCGGATTATTCAATATTTACATGAACAAAATTTCCCGTTTGTTTTAATAGGAAAACCATATGATCGAAAAGATGAAATTACATATGTAGATAATGACAATTATACAGCTGCAAGAGAAGTGGCAGAATATTTAATTTCATTAGGGCATAAGCAAATCGCGTTCATTGGTGGTGGATCAGATTTACTTGTAACGAGAGATCGTTTAGCTGGTATGAGTGATGCCTTGAAATTAGCAGACATTGTATTACCAAAAGAATATATTTTACATTTTGATTTTTCGAGGGAAAGTGGTCAACAAGCCGTTGAGGAATTAATGGGACTGCAGGAACCGCCGACGGCAATTATGGCAACGGATGACTTAATTGGACTTGGTGTGTTAAGTGCTCTTTCTAAAAAAGGATTCGTTGTACCGAAGGATGTTTCTATTGTAAGCTTTAATAATGCTTTATTATCAGAAATTGCAAGCCCTCCACTTTCAACAGTTGATGTGAATATTTATCAGCTAGGATATGAGGCAGCAAAAGCATTAGTTGATAAAGTAGAGAATGTAGAATCCACTGCAAAGTGTATCATTATTCCTCATAAATTACTAAAACGTCAAACTTGTGATCATTATGCATAA
- the malD gene encoding maltosaccharide ABC transporter permease MalD, with product MNIKRQKMLRLSLSYLVIFVMCAIIFYPLLWIIGSSFNPGDSLSGSSIIPQNATLDHYRKLLDLENSNYLLWYKNTLKVSVLTMIFSVLAISFTAYAFSRYRFVGRKNGLLTFLILQMIPNFAALIALYVLAQLTGLIDTHLALILIYVGGAIPMNTWLMKGYFDTIPKELDESARMDGAGHFRIFWQIIMPLAKPIVAVVALFTFIGPFTDFILASIILRTPENYTLAVGLYEMVAKKFGNEFTTFAAGSVLIAIPISILFLSLQKYFISGLTAGGTKG from the coding sequence ATGAATATTAAAAGACAGAAGATGTTACGTCTCTCATTAAGTTATTTAGTTATTTTCGTAATGTGTGCCATCATTTTCTATCCGTTATTATGGATTATTGGCTCATCGTTTAATCCGGGTGATAGTTTATCTGGATCAAGTATTATTCCACAAAATGCAACGTTAGATCATTATCGTAAGTTATTAGATCTAGAGAATAGTAATTACTTACTATGGTATAAAAACACATTAAAAGTAAGTGTTTTAACGATGATTTTCTCAGTGTTAGCAATTAGCTTTACTGCTTATGCATTTTCGAGATATCGTTTTGTTGGAAGAAAAAATGGTTTATTAACATTTTTAATTCTGCAAATGATTCCAAACTTTGCAGCGTTAATTGCTCTATACGTATTAGCTCAATTAACAGGATTAATTGATACACATCTTGCATTAATTTTAATTTATGTAGGCGGGGCCATTCCGATGAATACATGGCTTATGAAAGGGTATTTTGATACGATTCCGAAAGAACTGGATGAATCAGCTCGTATGGATGGAGCAGGACATTTTCGTATTTTTTGGCAAATCATTATGCCACTTGCAAAGCCAATCGTAGCGGTTGTAGCGTTATTTACTTTCATTGGTCCGTTTACAGATTTCATTTTAGCGAGTATTATTTTGCGAACACCAGAAAATTATACTTTAGCAGTTGGATTATATGAAATGGTTGCGAAAAAATTCGGTAATGAATTTACAACGTTTGCAGCGGGTTCTGTGTTAATTGCAATCCCAATTTCAATTTTATTCCTATCACTACAAAAATACTTTATTTCTGGTTTAACAGCTGGAGGTACAAAAGGATGA
- the malC gene encoding maltosaccharide ABC transporter permease MalC, producing MQTSMEPANGLNHSKHRKMATMLSIIPGVGQMYNKQFVKGLIFLVLTGSFIVAFADLLNMGLWGIVTLGTEVPRDHSVFLLVEGILALIVIAFGLGIYAFNLYDAYQNGKKRDIGTPLNSVKEQYRNLLDQGFPYLMVSPGFLLLIFVVVFPIIFVVLIGFTNYDLYHSPPAKLVDWVGFKNFIDIFTLPMWRETFVSVFSWTVIWTFVATTLQVALGIFLAIIVNQPGIKGKAIIRTIFILPWAVPAFVSILVFSGMFNETFGAINNQVLALFGIEKIAWMTDPFWAKIALIMIQTWLGFPFIFAMTTGILQSIPGELYEAATVDGATAWQQFRKITLPLVLYATAPILITQYTFNFNNFSIIYLFNGGGPAVAGQDAGGTDILISWIYKLTMTSAQYGKAAALTMILSLIVITVALWQFKRTKSFQEEDMM from the coding sequence ATGCAAACATCTATGGAACCAGCAAATGGGTTGAATCATTCTAAGCATAGGAAAATGGCAACCATGTTATCAATCATTCCAGGCGTGGGCCAAATGTATAATAAACAATTTGTAAAAGGTCTTATTTTTCTAGTATTAACAGGTTCATTTATTGTAGCCTTTGCTGATTTATTAAATATGGGATTATGGGGTATTGTAACGCTTGGTACAGAAGTTCCACGTGACCATTCTGTCTTTCTATTAGTAGAAGGAATCTTGGCCCTTATCGTTATCGCTTTTGGACTCGGCATATATGCATTTAACTTATATGATGCATACCAAAATGGAAAGAAACGTGATATCGGAACACCGTTAAATTCTGTAAAAGAGCAATACCGTAATTTGTTAGATCAAGGTTTTCCTTATTTAATGGTTTCACCAGGTTTTCTACTACTTATCTTTGTTGTCGTATTTCCAATCATCTTCGTAGTTTTAATTGGATTTACAAACTATGATTTATATCATTCTCCTCCAGCTAAATTAGTAGATTGGGTGGGCTTTAAAAACTTTATTGATATTTTCACTTTACCGATGTGGAGAGAGACATTTGTAAGTGTATTCTCTTGGACTGTCATTTGGACATTCGTTGCAACAACATTACAAGTTGCGCTTGGTATTTTCTTAGCGATTATCGTAAATCAGCCCGGTATTAAAGGAAAGGCGATTATTCGAACAATCTTTATTTTACCGTGGGCTGTTCCAGCATTCGTATCTATTCTTGTGTTCTCTGGTATGTTTAATGAAACATTCGGAGCGATTAACAATCAAGTATTAGCTTTATTCGGAATTGAAAAGATTGCTTGGATGACAGATCCATTTTGGGCGAAGATTGCTTTAATTATGATTCAAACGTGGCTTGGGTTCCCGTTTATCTTTGCGATGACAACAGGTATACTGCAATCGATTCCGGGAGAATTATATGAAGCGGCTACAGTAGATGGAGCGACAGCTTGGCAACAGTTTCGTAAAATTACATTGCCACTAGTGTTATACGCAACAGCGCCAATATTAATTACGCAATATACGTTTAACTTTAATAACTTTAGTATCATCTATCTATTTAACGGTGGAGGTCCTGCTGTAGCTGGACAAGACGCAGGTGGAACGGATATTTTAATTTCATGGATTTATAAGTTAACGATGACTTCAGCGCAGTACGGAAAAGCAGCAGCTCTTACAATGATATTATCGTTAATCGTTATTACAGTTGCGTTATGGCAATTTAAGAGAACAAAATCATTCCAAGAAGAGGATATGATGTAA